Proteins from a genomic interval of Neisseria arctica:
- a CDS encoding recombinase RecA, translating to MPFTLEKQRDLLAQKGIGPTILQRLQQMGLDNIEALANADIEHVLEQGSQITGSSCWRNSPQAHKAIKTAIDWAKQQLRHENNNNQTV from the coding sequence ATGCCGTTTACTTTAGAAAAGCAACGCGATTTATTGGCACAAAAAGGCATTGGGCCTACTATTTTACAACGCTTGCAACAAATGGGACTGGATAATATTGAAGCCTTGGCTAACGCAGATATTGAGCATGTATTAGAGCAAGGTTCCCAAATAACCGGATCATCTTGTTGGAGAAACAGCCCGCAAGCACACAAAGCGATAAAAACGGCTATCGATTGGGCAAAACAACAGCTTCGCCATGAAAACAATAATAACCAAACCGTCTGA
- the iscU gene encoding Fe-S cluster assembly scaffold IscU translates to MAYSDKVIDHYENPRNVGSFDKNDDNVGTGMVGAPACGDVMKLQIKVNEAGIIEDAKFKTYGCGSAIASSSLITEWVKGKSLDEAMAIKNSEIAEELELPPVKVHCSILAEDAIKAAVSDYKKKKGE, encoded by the coding sequence ATGGCCTATAGCGACAAAGTGATTGATCACTATGAAAATCCCCGCAATGTCGGATCATTCGATAAAAATGACGATAACGTCGGCACCGGCATGGTCGGCGCACCTGCTTGCGGCGACGTAATGAAACTGCAAATCAAAGTAAACGAAGCCGGCATTATCGAAGATGCAAAATTCAAAACTTACGGCTGTGGTTCTGCTATTGCTTCTTCTTCCTTAATTACCGAATGGGTAAAAGGCAAAAGCTTGGACGAAGCCATGGCGATTAAAAACAGTGAAATCGCAGAAGAACTGGAGCTACCTCCGGTAAAAGTACACTGCTCGATTTTAGCGGAAGATGCAATTAAAGCTGCAGTATCCGACTATAAAAAGAAAAAAGGCGAATAA
- the hscB gene encoding Fe-S protein assembly co-chaperone HscB — MNQYFTLFQLPAQFDIDSTALENTYHALAAKFHPDKFSSASVFEQKQAMMMSSTINEAYRILKSPIDRAAYLLKQHNIDADAPEHTAFAPEFLMQQMEWREALEDARADQNETALLKLDTEINNEQNSLYQKLVSAFTEQNYENAAVYVRQGRFLNKLRQEIQTALP, encoded by the coding sequence ATGAACCAATATTTCACACTTTTCCAACTGCCTGCCCAGTTTGATATTGATAGCACAGCCCTTGAAAATACATATCATGCCTTGGCAGCTAAATTTCATCCTGATAAGTTTTCCTCCGCATCAGTATTCGAACAAAAACAAGCAATGATGATGTCATCAACAATCAACGAAGCCTACCGGATTTTAAAATCTCCCATTGATAGAGCCGCTTATTTACTGAAACAACATAATATTGATGCAGATGCTCCCGAACACACCGCCTTCGCCCCTGAATTCTTAATGCAACAGATGGAATGGCGAGAAGCCCTGGAAGATGCCCGTGCCGATCAGAATGAAACCGCCCTACTAAAACTTGATACCGAAATCAATAATGAGCAAAACAGTCTGTATCAAAAACTTGTCTCGGCTTTTACAGAGCAAAACTATGAAAATGCAGCAGTTTATGTTCGTCAAGGAAGATTCCTAAACAAATTGCGCCAAGAAATTCAGACGGCCTTACCCTAA
- the dinB gene encoding DNA polymerase IV, whose product MQTRKIIHIDMDAFYASVELREQPHLKGKPVVVAWEGPRSVICAASYEARQFGLHSAMSVSTAKRLCPQAIYIPPKFDLYREASKQIHDIFARYTHLIEPLSLDEAYLDVTSNLQNIPYASETARRIRTEIFETTGLTASAGIAPNKFLAKIASDWRKPNGQFVLPPEKIEAFLETLPLGKIPGVGKVTLKKMHSLGLFTAGDLRKITRGELLNLFGRYGYRLYDLVRGEDPRPVKPNRERLQISTEITLPEDLSLTGIMTHLPYLTQDLWQQITRKQVQARSITLKLKTTDFRVITRSHTYSSVLPDAAALYQAAYKLAGRVSSPEDTAYRLIGIGVGHLTPKGCQQSLWDNEDSVKNVSEIQTPS is encoded by the coding sequence ATGCAGACCAGAAAAATCATCCATATCGATATGGACGCTTTCTACGCCTCGGTAGAACTGCGGGAACAACCGCATTTAAAAGGCAAACCGGTTGTCGTTGCTTGGGAAGGCCCCCGCTCCGTTATTTGTGCGGCTTCCTATGAGGCCCGCCAATTCGGCCTGCATTCCGCTATGTCTGTAAGCACTGCCAAACGGCTCTGCCCCCAAGCCATATATATTCCACCTAAGTTCGACCTTTATCGTGAAGCCTCCAAACAAATACACGATATTTTTGCCCGCTATACCCATCTCATTGAGCCGTTGTCTCTTGATGAAGCCTACCTCGACGTTACAAGCAACCTGCAAAATATCCCTTATGCCAGTGAGACGGCACGCCGTATCCGTACCGAAATATTCGAAACTACGGGGCTGACCGCTTCAGCCGGTATTGCCCCGAATAAATTTTTAGCCAAAATCGCTTCCGACTGGCGCAAGCCAAACGGCCAATTTGTTCTACCTCCGGAAAAAATAGAAGCATTTTTAGAAACCCTGCCTTTGGGCAAAATTCCAGGCGTAGGCAAAGTTACCTTAAAAAAAATGCACTCCCTTGGTCTGTTTACAGCGGGCGACCTCCGTAAAATAACACGCGGAGAGTTACTTAATCTCTTCGGTCGTTACGGTTACCGGCTCTATGATTTGGTACGCGGCGAAGATCCGCGGCCGGTCAAACCCAACCGCGAGCGCCTGCAGATATCTACTGAAATTACCCTTCCGGAAGATTTATCTTTAACGGGCATCATGACTCACCTTCCTTACCTTACCCAAGATTTATGGCAACAAATCACCAGAAAACAGGTGCAGGCCCGCAGTATCACATTAAAACTCAAAACCACTGATTTCAGGGTGATTACCCGCTCCCATACTTATTCTTCGGTATTGCCCGACGCCGCAGCCCTTTATCAAGCCGCATACAAATTAGCAGGAAGAGTATCCTCCCCAGAAGATACCGCTTACCGCCTCATAGGCATCGGCGTAGGCCATCTTACTCCCAAAGGTTGCCAGCAAAGCTTATGGGATAATGAAGATTCTGTTAAAAATGTCAGTGAAATCCAAACCCCATCATAA
- a CDS encoding adenylosuccinate synthase, giving the protein MVKNVVVIGAQWGDEGKGKIVDWLAEETSGVVRFQGGHNAGHTLVVGGKKTILRLIPSGILHEKLDCFIGSGVVVSPEALLGEIDELNAAGVKNVEGRLKIAPTCTVILPYHVALDQAREASRGAGKIGTTGRGIGPAYEDKVARRSIRMVDLLDMDKLKAKLESVLTYYNVQLQHLHDAEPVKFEDVMAVIEKVAPRIKPMLADVSRTLYDKNQKGEKLLFEGAQGTLLDIDYGTYPYVTSSNCLAGAAAAGAGVPPQMLNYVLGIVKAYTTRVGSGPFPTELFDEVGAGLAKRGNEFGSVTGRARRCGWFDAAALKRSIQVNGISGMCITKLDVMDGMENIQICVGYELPNGEKTDILPFGADAVEACKPIYETLPGWSESTVGVKSYDALPENAKAYLKRIEEVCGAPIAIVSTGPDREETIVLQHPFA; this is encoded by the coding sequence ATGGTAAAAAATGTTGTTGTAATCGGCGCCCAGTGGGGTGATGAGGGCAAGGGTAAGATTGTCGATTGGCTTGCAGAGGAAACCAGTGGTGTTGTTCGTTTCCAAGGTGGTCATAATGCAGGGCATACTCTAGTAGTCGGCGGTAAAAAAACCATTTTGCGTTTGATTCCAAGCGGAATTTTGCATGAAAAATTGGATTGTTTTATCGGTTCGGGTGTAGTAGTCAGTCCGGAAGCTTTGTTGGGTGAAATCGACGAATTGAACGCGGCAGGTGTAAAAAATGTAGAAGGCCGTTTGAAAATTGCGCCGACCTGTACTGTTATTTTGCCGTATCACGTTGCACTTGACCAAGCTCGAGAGGCTTCTCGCGGAGCTGGAAAAATCGGTACGACCGGGCGTGGTATCGGCCCCGCTTATGAAGATAAAGTTGCCCGCCGCTCTATTCGGATGGTCGATTTACTTGATATGGATAAACTGAAAGCCAAGCTGGAATCGGTATTGACTTATTACAATGTTCAATTACAACATTTGCATGATGCCGAACCGGTAAAATTTGAAGACGTAATGGCCGTCATCGAAAAAGTCGCTCCACGCATTAAGCCGATGTTGGCAGATGTATCGCGTACGCTTTACGATAAAAATCAAAAAGGTGAAAAGTTACTGTTTGAAGGTGCTCAGGGTACTTTGCTGGATATTGATTATGGTACATATCCTTATGTTACTTCATCCAATTGTTTGGCTGGTGCGGCTGCAGCAGGTGCAGGCGTACCGCCGCAAATGCTGAATTATGTGCTGGGTATTGTTAAGGCGTATACCACACGTGTTGGTTCTGGTCCTTTTCCCACCGAGTTGTTTGATGAGGTGGGAGCCGGTTTGGCCAAGCGAGGCAATGAATTCGGTTCGGTAACAGGCCGTGCCCGCCGTTGTGGGTGGTTCGATGCTGCTGCTTTGAAACGTTCTATTCAAGTAAACGGTATTTCAGGTATGTGTATTACCAAACTGGATGTCATGGACGGTATGGAAAATATTCAAATCTGTGTAGGTTATGAATTGCCAAACGGCGAAAAAACCGACATTTTGCCTTTTGGTGCGGATGCTGTGGAAGCGTGCAAACCGATTTACGAAACCTTACCGGGCTGGTCGGAATCAACCGTAGGCGTAAAAAGCTATGATGCTTTACCGGAAAATGCTAAAGCATATCTGAAGCGGATTGAAGAAGTTTGCGGTGCTCCGATTGCAATTGTTTCTACTGGTCCGGATCGTGAGGAAACTATTGTTTTACAACATCCGTTTGCTTAA
- a CDS encoding IscS subfamily cysteine desulfurase, protein MTVQTPIYLDYAATTPVDKRVAEKMIPYLTEQFGNPASSSHSFGWTAEEAVENARAEIAKLIHADAKEIVFTSGATESNNLAIKGAAHFYQSKGKHLITVKTEHKAVLDTMRELEREGFEVTYLGVQENGLLDLEELKAAIREDTILISVMWVNNEIGVIQNIPAIGEICRERKIIFHVDAAQACGKTPIDVEEAKVDLLSMSAHKIYGPKGIGALYVRRKPRVRLEAQMHGGGHERGFRSGTLPTHQIVGMGEAFRLAREELEQDRAHALKLRDIFLKGIEGIEEVYINGDMEQRVPTNLNVSFNFVEGESLIMAVKELAVSSGSACTSASLEPSYVLRALGRNDELAHSSLRITFGRMTTEEEVQFAAELIKSKIGKLRELSPLWEMFKDGIDLNTVEWAAH, encoded by the coding sequence ATGACCGTACAAACCCCTATTTACCTCGACTATGCCGCCACCACTCCGGTAGACAAACGGGTAGCTGAAAAGATGATTCCTTATCTTACCGAACAATTCGGTAATCCTGCATCCAGCAGCCATAGCTTCGGCTGGACTGCTGAAGAAGCAGTAGAAAATGCCCGTGCGGAAATTGCCAAACTGATTCATGCCGACGCCAAAGAAATCGTATTTACCAGCGGCGCAACCGAATCCAACAATCTGGCGATTAAAGGTGCCGCTCATTTTTACCAAAGCAAAGGCAAGCATCTGATTACCGTTAAAACCGAGCACAAAGCGGTTTTGGACACCATGCGCGAACTGGAGCGCGAAGGATTCGAGGTTACCTATCTGGGCGTTCAAGAAAACGGCCTGTTGGATTTGGAAGAACTGAAAGCGGCTATCCGCGAAGATACCATCCTGATCTCGGTAATGTGGGTAAACAACGAAATCGGCGTTATCCAAAATATTCCTGCCATCGGCGAAATCTGCCGTGAACGGAAAATCATTTTTCATGTTGACGCAGCGCAAGCCTGCGGTAAAACCCCGATTGACGTTGAAGAGGCGAAAGTAGATTTATTGTCAATGTCCGCACATAAAATCTACGGCCCCAAAGGTATTGGCGCATTATATGTACGCCGCAAACCCCGCGTTCGCTTAGAAGCGCAAATGCACGGCGGCGGTCATGAGCGAGGTTTCCGCTCCGGTACATTGCCTACCCATCAAATCGTCGGTATGGGCGAGGCCTTCCGCTTAGCCCGCGAAGAATTGGAACAAGACCGTGCCCATGCTTTGAAATTACGCGATATCTTCCTTAAAGGCATCGAAGGTATCGAAGAAGTGTATATCAACGGTGATATGGAACAGCGCGTTCCCACCAATTTGAATGTAAGTTTCAATTTTGTTGAAGGTGAGAGCCTGATCATGGCAGTGAAAGAATTGGCCGTATCCAGCGGTTCGGCTTGTACCTCCGCCTCACTCGAACCCTCTTACGTATTGCGCGCACTCGGCCGTAACGACGAGTTGGCACATTCATCATTGCGCATCACTTTCGGACGCATGACTACCGAAGAGGAGGTACAATTTGCCGCCGAACTGATCAAATCAAAAATCGGCAAACTGCGCGAACTTTCACCTTTGTGGGAAATGTTCAAAGACGGTATTGACTTAAATACCGTAGAATGGGCTGCACATTAA
- a CDS encoding ATP phosphoribosyltransferase regulatory subunit, whose protein sequence is MQSWQLPEHIADILPSAARELESAKEQLLALFRVHGYELVHPPMMEYSNSLLTHIDAGLSLKTIRVVDQLSGRQLGMRADITPQVARIDAHLLSANNGINRLCYAGTVLHARPDGFLSTREPWQVGAELYGLEGIEADIELIDLMLKSLNVGRVGALMLSLGHIGVFRALAGAAELNEQQSAQLLSLMQNKDAEAVKAQVNTWKLDGMWAKAFTLLPTLYGDRVVLDKARALLPDLFAVGAALDDLKAVCDAFPAQDVHIDLSELRVDNYHTGLLYAAYGNECHDAVARGGRYDGLGEYFGRARPATGFSFDLRTFIGRLPPGERMPVIAVAKEDMAAARETIEKLRAEGHCVVIDYGIVSNSSSDVKNRLTSENGKWVVVPNT, encoded by the coding sequence ATGCAGTCTTGGCAATTACCCGAGCATATCGCCGACATACTGCCCTCTGCCGCACGGGAGTTGGAAAGTGCAAAAGAGCAGCTGTTGGCTTTATTTCGTGTGCATGGTTATGAATTAGTGCATCCGCCGATGATGGAATACAGTAACTCGCTGTTGACTCATATCGATGCGGGTTTGTCGTTGAAAACCATTCGGGTGGTTGATCAGCTTAGCGGCCGCCAATTAGGTATGCGTGCAGACATTACTCCGCAAGTGGCGCGTATTGACGCACATTTACTTTCTGCCAATAACGGTATCAACCGTCTTTGTTATGCGGGTACGGTACTGCATGCGCGTCCCGATGGCTTTTTAAGTACACGAGAACCTTGGCAGGTGGGAGCCGAATTGTACGGTTTGGAAGGCATTGAGGCTGATATCGAGTTGATCGACCTGATGCTCAAAAGTTTAAATGTGGGGCGTGTGGGTGCTCTGATGCTTTCTCTCGGGCATATTGGTGTCTTCCGTGCGTTGGCAGGGGCGGCTGAATTAAATGAGCAACAATCGGCGCAGCTGTTGTCACTGATGCAAAATAAAGATGCCGAGGCAGTTAAAGCCCAAGTAAACACTTGGAAACTAGACGGTATGTGGGCGAAGGCTTTTACGTTACTGCCGACATTATATGGTGATCGTGTGGTATTGGATAAGGCGCGCGCTCTTTTGCCTGATTTGTTTGCGGTAGGTGCAGCGCTGGATGATCTGAAAGCAGTATGCGATGCCTTTCCTGCACAAGATGTTCATATTGATTTATCCGAATTGCGGGTAGATAACTATCATACCGGCCTTTTATATGCCGCTTATGGAAACGAATGCCATGATGCAGTTGCCCGTGGAGGACGTTATGACGGTTTGGGCGAATATTTCGGCCGTGCACGTCCTGCAACCGGTTTTAGTTTTGACTTGCGAACTTTTATCGGCCGGTTACCCCCCGGAGAGCGTATGCCGGTAATCGCCGTAGCAAAAGAAGATATGGCGGCTGCAAGGGAAACTATTGAGAAACTACGTGCCGAGGGACATTGTGTCGTGATTGATTACGGTATCGTTTCCAACTCATCAAGTGATGTCAAAAACCGTTTGACATCTGAAAACGGCAAGTGGGTTGTTGTTCCGAATACTTAA
- a CDS encoding malate dehydrogenase — protein MKSPVRVAVTGAAGQIGYAILFRIASGEMLGKDQPVILQLLDLPQAQNAVKGVMMELQDCAFPLLAGMFTTDNPEEAFKDAQIAILIGSRPRSKGMERADLLQANAEIFTVQGAALNKVADRNVKVLVVGNPANTNAYIAMKSAPDLPAKNFTAMLRLDHNRALSQIAEKTGKAVADIEKLCVWGNHSPTMYADYRFATINGESVKEMINDQAWNADVFLPTVGKRGAAIIEARGLSSAASAANAAIDHIRDWVLGTNGKWVTMGVPSDGSYGIPEGTMFGFPVTCENGEYKLVKDLEIDEFSRERINVTLNELEEEKAGVAHLLK, from the coding sequence ATGAAATCACCCGTTCGTGTTGCCGTTACAGGTGCAGCCGGCCAAATCGGCTACGCTATTCTGTTCCGTATTGCCAGTGGCGAAATGTTGGGTAAAGACCAACCTGTCATCTTACAATTGCTAGACCTGCCTCAGGCTCAAAATGCCGTAAAAGGCGTCATGATGGAATTGCAAGACTGTGCATTCCCCCTGTTGGCCGGCATGTTCACTACCGATAATCCTGAAGAAGCTTTCAAAGATGCGCAAATCGCCATCTTGATCGGTTCTCGCCCACGCAGCAAAGGTATGGAACGTGCCGATTTGCTGCAGGCAAATGCCGAAATTTTCACCGTTCAGGGTGCCGCACTCAATAAAGTGGCGGACCGTAACGTGAAAGTATTGGTAGTCGGCAACCCTGCCAATACCAATGCTTATATCGCTATGAAATCAGCTCCGGATCTGCCCGCCAAAAACTTTACCGCCATGCTGCGCTTAGATCACAACCGTGCATTGAGCCAAATCGCGGAAAAAACCGGCAAAGCAGTAGCCGACATTGAAAAACTGTGCGTATGGGGCAACCACTCTCCCACTATGTATGCCGATTACCGTTTCGCCACCATTAACGGCGAAAGCGTAAAAGAAATGATCAACGATCAAGCATGGAATGCAGATGTATTCCTGCCGACCGTAGGCAAGCGCGGCGCCGCCATTATCGAAGCACGCGGCCTATCTTCAGCAGCCTCTGCCGCGAATGCCGCTATTGATCATATCCGTGATTGGGTATTGGGCACCAACGGCAAATGGGTAACCATGGGTGTTCCTTCAGACGGCTCATACGGCATTCCCGAAGGTACTATGTTCGGCTTCCCTGTAACTTGTGAAAACGGTGAATACAAATTGGTAAAAGATTTGGAAATCGACGAATTCAGCCGTGAACGCATCAACGTTACATTAAATGAACTGGAAGAAGAAAAAGCTGGTGTTGCCCATCTGCTGAAATAA
- the iscR gene encoding Fe-S cluster assembly transcriptional regulator IscR, whose protein sequence is MKLTTKGRFAVTAMIDLAMHAQNGAVKLNAISERQHISLCYLEQLFSKLRRAHLVESVRGPGGGYILAAEASEINVAQIIAAAEDTLDATQCKSRANCHEGAPCLTHDLWENLNKTINDYLSSVTLQSILNQQRPSETTKHIVTFTHID, encoded by the coding sequence ATGAAACTGACTACCAAAGGACGCTTCGCCGTTACAGCGATGATAGATTTGGCCATGCATGCGCAAAACGGCGCTGTCAAACTAAACGCTATCAGCGAACGGCAGCATATTTCGCTTTGCTATTTGGAGCAACTCTTTAGCAAATTGCGCCGCGCCCATTTGGTAGAGAGCGTGCGCGGCCCCGGCGGCGGTTATATTTTGGCTGCCGAAGCTTCCGAGATTAATGTCGCACAAATCATTGCCGCCGCCGAAGACACCCTAGACGCCACACAATGTAAAAGCCGCGCTAACTGCCATGAAGGCGCTCCCTGCCTTACCCATGATTTGTGGGAAAATTTAAACAAAACCATCAATGATTATCTCAGCAGCGTGACCCTGCAAAGCATTTTAAACCAGCAAAGGCCGTCTGAAACCACCAAACATATTGTCACTTTCACCCATATTGATTGA
- the iscA gene encoding iron-sulfur cluster assembly protein IscA, which produces MITLTENAAQHIQNFLTKRGKGEGIRLGVKTSGCSGMAYTLEFADEIRPEDLVFEGHGVKVFVDPKSHVYLDGTELDYTKEGLQEGFKFQNPNVKDECGCGESFHV; this is translated from the coding sequence ATGATTACCCTGACAGAAAATGCCGCCCAGCACATTCAAAACTTTCTAACCAAACGTGGCAAAGGCGAAGGTATCCGCTTAGGCGTAAAAACCAGCGGCTGCTCGGGCATGGCCTATACGCTCGAATTTGCAGATGAAATCCGACCTGAAGACTTGGTGTTCGAAGGCCACGGCGTTAAAGTATTTGTCGACCCCAAAAGCCACGTTTATCTTGACGGTACCGAACTGGATTACACCAAAGAAGGTTTGCAAGAAGGCTTTAAATTCCAAAATCCGAACGTTAAAGACGAATGCGGCTGCGGTGAAAGCTTCCACGTTTGA